GCCTTTCATGCGGCTTCCAGCAAGGGACAGGAATTCCGTATAGTAACCAGTTGGAATGTGACTAATAAAATAGTAGTTCCTGAGCAATTTAGAAATGTATTTGATTATTATATTAAGTGGTAAGATATTAATATACCATCTAGTTAGATTTTATTCTCAATAGGTTGACATCTGTTTTTGGAAGTTATAATGGCTTTGTTGCACAAAGCCGGATAAATATCTGATATACTAAGAGAATAAGGGAAAGAGTACCATAAATTATTTTGTAGGATAAGTATATCAGTATGAAGCAACAGAAACGGGACGTAAAGAAACTAGCAGGAACAGATAAAAGGCCGCTCCAAGAACAGAAAAAGAAGAAATCAAAGAAGGACTACCGGGTAAGAAACTGGTCAGAGTATACAGAGGCATTAAGACAAAGAGGGTCTCTTGATGTATGGATAGATGAGGGGGTACAAGAGAAATGGAATGCAGAGCCAACGGGCCAAAGAGGGTCTCCCCCTACGTATAGTGATCTGGCCATAACATCAACGCTTCAGTTGGGTATCGTATTTCATCAAAGACTTCGTCAAACAGAAGGATTAGTCAAATCACTGTTTCGGCTCATGAATATCCCTCTGAAGGTTCCTGATTATTCAACCCTGTCTCGAAGAGGTGAAACAGTGGGAATTTCTTTAGCGAAAGAGAAGAAAGAGAATCTGGTATTAGTCCTTGATAGCAGTGGGTTAAAGGTCTATGGGGAAGGGGAATGGAAGGTAAGACAGCATGGATATACCAAGAGAAGAACATGGAGAAAGATTCATTTGTCCATTACTCCTGATGGAGAGATAAGAGCACAAGAGCTTACCGAGAATAGTACTGGTGATTCAGAGGTAGTAGATAAGCTTCTAAGCCAGGAAGAGTCAAGGATTGATACCTTTGCCGGT
The genomic region above belongs to Candidatus Jettenia caeni and contains:
- a CDS encoding transposase encodes the protein MKQQKRDVKKLAGTDKRPLQEQKKKKSKKDYRVRNWSEYTEALRQRGSLDVWIDEGVQEKWNAEPTGQRGSPPTYSDLAITSTLQLGIVFHQRLRQTEGLVKSLFRLMNIPLKVPDYSTLSRRGETVGISLAKEKKENLVLVLDSSGLKVYGEGEWKVRQHGYTKRRTWRKIHLSITPDGEIRAQELTENSTGDSEVVDKLLSQEESRIDTFAGDGSYDKRKVYESCKRRGILRILIPPRKDAKIWQHGNCSTEPHVRDETIRHIRRTSLRQWKERVGYHVRSLVENAIFRFKTIFGDRLYARNLAQQRTEVGIKASVLNRIMARQNKHCGKLQ